The Malus sylvestris chromosome 12, drMalSylv7.2, whole genome shotgun sequence genome contains a region encoding:
- the LOC126593994 gene encoding beta-fructofuranosidase, insoluble isoenzyme 1-like — MYFGGLYHLFYQYNPEGAVWGNIVWAHSVSKDLINWEALEPAIYPSKPFDVNGCWSGSATILPGNKPIMLYTGVDSQNRQVQNYAIPKNASDPYLRKWIKPDNNPLVIPDTGINATAFRDPTTAWWGNGHWKMLVGGKRKHRGMAHLYRSKDFVHWVKAHHPLHSAPQTGMWECPDFYPVPLVGKLGLDTSKVGGDVKHVLKVSLDETRYEYYTVGKYFPEKDTYVPDKELVDGWSGLRYDYGNFYASKTFFDPAKKRRILWGWANESDTASNDVAKGWAGIQTIPRDVWLSPDGKQLLQWPVVELETLRGKKVGINNQILQQGSHVEVKGLTAAQADVEVIFSLPSLAKAEEFNPSWSNLDAQTLCGKKGSKIQGGIGPFGLLTLASENLEEFTPVFFRVFKAKGRHVVLMCSDATSSSLQDNLYRPSFAGFVDVDLSHSKQLSLRSLIDHSVVESYGAGGKTCITSRVYPTLAVNNGAHLYVFNNGTQPVTAESLNAWSMNAPTMNKQI, encoded by the exons ATGTATTTTGGTGGTCTGTACCACTTGTTCTATCAGTACAATCCTGAAGGGGCTGTGTGGGGCAACATTGTTTGGGCCCATTCAGTGTCCAAGGACCTCATCAATTGGGAAGCTCTTGAGCCAGCCATATACCCATCCAAGCCCTTTGACGTAAATGGGTGTTGGTCCGGATCCGCCACTATTCTACCGGGTAACAAGCCCATTATGCTATACACCGGCGTCGACTCCCAAAACCGGCAAGTCCAAAACTATGCTATCCCGAAAAATGCGTCGGACCCCTATCTCCGTAAATGGATTAAGCCCGATAACAACCCGCTTGTGATTCCGGACACAGGTATCAACGCCACTGCGTTCCGAGACCCGACAACGGCTTGGTGGGGAAATGGACATTGGAAGATGTTGGTGGGAGGCAAAAGGAAGCACAGAGGAATGGCCCATTTGTATAGGAGCAAGGATTTTGTGCATTGGGTGAAGGCCCATCATCCTCTCCACTCTGCTCCCCAAACGGGTATGTGGGAGTGCCCCGATTTTTACCCGGTTCCATTGGTTGGAAAATTAGGGTTGGACACATCAAAAGTTGGTGGAGATGTGAAACATGTGTTGAAAGTGAGCCTTGATGAGACTAGGTATGAGTACTACACAGTTGGAAAATATTTTCCTGAGAAGGATACGTATGTTCCTGATAAAGAATTGGTGGATGGCTGGAGTGGATTGAGATATGACTATGGTAACTTTTATGCATCCAAAACTTTCTTTGATCCTGCAAAGAAGAGGAGAATTCTGTGGGGTTGGGCTAATGAATCTGATACAGCTAGCAATGATGTTGCTAAGGGATGGGCCGGAATTCAG ACAATTCCAAGGGATGTGTGGCTTAGTCCTGATGGTAAACAATTGCTACAATGGCCTGTTGTAGAATTAGAAACTTTACGAGGGAAAAAGGTGGGCATCAACAATCAAATTCTCCAACAGGGATCTCATGTTGAAGTCAAAGGACTAACTGCTGCTCAG GCTGATGTTGAAGTTATTTTCTCACTTCCGAGTTTGGCCAAGGCTGAAGAATTTAACCCTAGCTGGAGTAACCTTGATGCCCAAACACTCTGTGGTAAAAAGGGTTCAAAAATCCAAGGTGGAATTGGTCCTTTTGGACTCTTGACATTAGCTTCAGAAAACCTAGAGGAATTCACTCCTGTCTTCTTTAGGGTTTTCAAAGCTAAAGGCAGACACGTAGTTCTCATGTGCTCTGATGCAACAAG TTCATCTTTGCAGGACAACCTGTACAGACCATCATTTGCTGGCTTTGTAGATGTAGATTTATCTCACTCTAAGCAGCTTTCCCTCAGGAGTTTG ATTGATCATTCTGTTGTTGAAAGTTACGGAGCTGGAGGGAAAACATGCATCACATCTAGGGTTTACCCGACTCTAGCGGTAAACAACGGTGCTCACTTGTATGTGTTCAACAATGGGACTCAGCCTGTTACTGCGGAGAGTCTCAATGCATGGAGTATGAATGCTCCTACGATGAACAAGCAGATTTAG